The window CGCACCGCAGTGCCGATTTCCTCGTCGAGCACCGGTTTGCCGGCTTCCTTGTCCCAGAAGGCCGAGAGGAAGTTGAACAGGTTGCGGCTGAACAGCGCGCTGGTATCGGCGGGCATCAGCGCCGCGATATTCTTCGCGCCGATCACGGTGACACCGTGGATCTTCTTCGCCTCGCCCGAGACCGCACCCTCGACATTGCCGCCGCTTTCGGCCGCCATGTCGACGATCACGCTGCCGGCGCGCATCGTCGCGAGTTGCGCGTCCGAAATCAGCCGCGGCGCAGGGCGCCCCGGGATCAGCGCGGTGGTAATGACGATGTCCTGCTTGGCGATGTGCGACGAGACCAGCTCGGCCTGCGCCGCCTTATATTCGTCGGACATTTCGGTGGCATAGCCGCCCGCGCCCTCGCCCTCGATGCCGGCGACGGCCTCGACGAAGATCGGCTTGGCGCCGAGCGACATGATCTGTTCCTTGGTCGCCGAACGTACGTCGGTCGCGCTGACCTGCGCGCCCAGGCGGCGCGCGGTGGCGATCGCCTGCAGCCCCGCAACGCCGACGCCCATCACGAACGCCTTGGCGGCGCTGACGGTGCCCGCCGCGGTCATCATCATCGGAAACGCACGGCCATAGGCGTTCGCCGCCATCAGGACCGCCTTATAGCCCGCGAGATTCGCCTGGCTGGACAGGATATCCATCGACTGCGCGCGGGTGATGCGCGGCATGAACTCCATCGCCAGCGCCTCGATACCGAGCGCGGCATAGGCATCGACACGGTCGCGCTCGCCGAACGGGTTGAGCCCCGCCGCCAGCCAGGCGCCGTCGGCCATGCCCGTCAGCCCCTTGGGATCGGGTCCC is drawn from Sphingopyxis sp. OPL5 and contains these coding sequences:
- a CDS encoding NAD(P) transhydrogenase subunit alpha; its protein translation is MRIAVLKELAPGETRVAATPETVKKFIGLGAELAVESGAGDSASIADADYSAAGATVGSRADVLKGANIVLAIQGPDPKGLTGMADGAWLAAGLNPFGERDRVDAYAALGIEALAMEFMPRITRAQSMDILSSQANLAGYKAVLMAANAYGRAFPMMMTAAGTVSAAKAFVMGVGVAGLQAIATARRLGAQVSATDVRSATKEQIMSLGAKPIFVEAVAGIEGEGAGGYATEMSDEYKAAQAELVSSHIAKQDIVITTALIPGRPAPRLISDAQLATMRAGSVIVDMAAESGGNVEGAVSGEAKKIHGVTVIGAKNIAALMPADTSALFSRNLFNFLSAFWDKEAGKPVLDEEIGTAVRLTQGGKVVHERLLG